One Lachnospiraceae bacterium C1.1 genomic region harbors:
- a CDS encoding acetyl-CoA carboxylase carboxyltransferase subunit alpha, producing the protein MKLPNLFRGKEAPDYIVCPACGRRAEKQDVVVNNYVCTYCGHYYRVRTNNRIKMVADRGSFKNWFNDLEVVNPLDFPGYDDKLAATREKTGLDEGVTVGECTIGGERAVIGICDARFLMGSMGHVYGEKITRAVERATEEKLPVIMFTCSGGARMQEGIISLMQMEKTSAAFKRHSDAGLLYVTVLTDPTTGGVTASFAMLGDIILGEPQALVGFAGPRVIEQTIGQKLPEGFQRTEFLLEHGFCDAIVERKDLKSTLSRILRFNNGTLMNALKPKEAAKQTGKEAEVLTAWEKVKAVRSIKRPSTLAYIDRVFDSFYELHGDRYFADDKCVVGGLAALGGKSIMVIGVEKGQDMAECKRRNFGMPSPEGYRKALRLMKLAEKMNVPIVTFVNTPGAFPGMEAEENGQGEAIARNLYEMAALKVPVLSLMIGEGGSGGALGLAVGNEVWMMENATYSVLSPEGFASILWKDGKRASEAAGVMCITADDLKRLGVIEKIIPEFGVASESTIGEISDFLKDNIAEFMEKYTKMSGKELADQRYERFRKF; encoded by the coding sequence ATGAAATTACCTAATCTATTCAGAGGTAAGGAAGCACCGGATTATATTGTGTGTCCTGCTTGCGGAAGACGTGCTGAGAAGCAGGATGTAGTTGTTAATAATTATGTATGTACATATTGCGGACATTATTACAGAGTTCGTACTAATAACAGGATCAAGATGGTTGCCGACAGAGGAAGCTTTAAGAACTGGTTCAATGACCTCGAAGTTGTTAACCCACTTGATTTTCCGGGTTATGATGATAAGCTTGCTGCCACCAGAGAAAAGACCGGTCTTGATGAAGGTGTTACAGTAGGTGAATGTACTATCGGCGGCGAAAGAGCTGTTATCGGTATATGTGACGCAAGATTCCTTATGGGAAGTATGGGTCATGTTTATGGCGAGAAAATCACACGTGCAGTTGAGAGAGCAACTGAGGAAAAACTTCCTGTTATCATGTTTACATGTTCAGGTGGTGCAAGAATGCAGGAGGGGATTATTTCTCTTATGCAGATGGAGAAGACTTCAGCTGCATTTAAGAGGCATTCTGATGCAGGACTTCTTTATGTGACAGTTCTTACAGATCCTACAACAGGTGGTGTAACGGCTTCATTTGCAATGCTTGGAGATATTATCCTCGGTGAGCCACAGGCTCTTGTAGGATTTGCAGGTCCTCGAGTTATCGAGCAGACTATCGGACAGAAACTTCCTGAGGGCTTCCAGAGAACTGAGTTCCTTTTAGAGCATGGTTTCTGTGACGCTATTGTTGAAAGAAAAGATCTTAAGTCTACGCTTTCAAGAATTCTCAGATTTAATAATGGAACTCTCATGAATGCGCTTAAACCCAAGGAGGCTGCAAAGCAGACAGGAAAAGAGGCTGAGGTTCTTACAGCCTGGGAAAAGGTTAAAGCAGTACGTTCTATTAAGAGACCGTCAACTCTTGCATATATTGACAGAGTATTTGACAGCTTTTACGAACTTCACGGAGACCGTTACTTTGCTGATGATAAGTGCGTAGTAGGAGGTCTTGCTGCTCTTGGCGGTAAGAGTATTATGGTTATAGGCGTTGAAAAGGGCCAGGATATGGCTGAGTGCAAACGTCGTAACTTTGGTATGCCTTCACCTGAGGGATATCGTAAGGCTTTAAGACTTATGAAGCTTGCCGAGAAGATGAATGTTCCTATCGTTACTTTTGTTAATACTCCAGGTGCATTCCCCGGAATGGAAGCAGAAGAGAATGGTCAGGGTGAGGCTATTGCAAGAAATCTTTATGAAATGGCTGCACTTAAGGTTCCGGTACTTTCACTTATGATCGGTGAAGGCGGAAGTGGTGGTGCACTTGGTCTTGCAGTTGGAAATGAAGTATGGATGATGGAAAATGCAACATATTCTGTACTTTCACCTGAAGGTTTTGCTTCAATCCTTTGGAAGGATGGCAAGAGGGCTTCAGAGGCAGCAGGTGTAATGTGTATTACAGCTGATGATCTGAAGAGGCTCGGTGTTATCGAAAAGATAATTCCTGAATTTGGCGTAGCATCTGAATCTACAATCGGTGAGATTTCAGATTTCCTTAAAGATAATATTGCTGAATTTATGGAGAAATATACTAAGATGAGCGGTAAGGAACTTGCTGATCAGAGATATGAAAGATTCAGAAAGTTCTAA
- a CDS encoding beta-ketoacyl-ACP synthase III gives MKTSIIGIGSALPQKIVTNDDLAGFMDTSDEWIRQRTGIVTRHIATSETTSSLIEDAARNALNDAGLKAEDLDLIVIATVSGDYRFPSAACILQAALGNEKAMTFDIVVGCAGCVYGLDIADSFIRSGKVKNALVIGAETISKLTDWTDRSTSVLFGDGAAGFVLSATENDSVGIQGIMARGVGKDGMTLTMKERENMSPWADGEKVWDYLHMDGQAVFKFACRKVPESIKEILDPLGLSADDIDKFFLHQANYRIIETVAKMMKQPLDKFPTNMDHVGNISAASVPCIMDEYNRKGLLKKGERYVLCGFGAGLTYATAVIVWDK, from the coding sequence TTGAAAACATCTATAATTGGAATCGGTTCTGCTCTTCCGCAGAAAATTGTTACAAATGACGATCTTGCGGGATTTATGGATACATCCGATGAGTGGATAAGACAGAGAACTGGTATTGTTACGAGACATATAGCTACTAGCGAAACAACATCTTCATTGATTGAGGATGCTGCAAGAAATGCCCTTAATGACGCCGGCCTTAAAGCTGAGGATTTGGATCTTATCGTTATTGCTACTGTATCAGGTGACTATCGTTTTCCAAGTGCAGCATGTATTTTACAGGCTGCATTGGGAAATGAAAAGGCAATGACTTTTGATATCGTAGTTGGTTGTGCAGGCTGTGTTTACGGCTTGGATATTGCGGATTCATTTATCAGAAGTGGTAAAGTTAAAAATGCGTTAGTTATTGGAGCTGAGACTATATCAAAGCTTACAGACTGGACAGACAGATCGACCAGTGTTCTTTTCGGAGACGGAGCCGCAGGTTTTGTTCTTTCTGCAACGGAAAATGACAGCGTTGGAATTCAGGGAATCATGGCACGCGGTGTTGGTAAAGATGGAATGACTCTTACTATGAAAGAGCGTGAAAACATGAGTCCCTGGGCAGACGGAGAGAAGGTTTGGGACTATCTTCACATGGATGGTCAGGCTGTATTTAAGTTTGCATGCAGAAAAGTACCTGAAAGTATCAAAGAAATACTTGATCCTTTAGGACTGTCTGCCGATGATATAGATAAGTTTTTTTTGCATCAGGCTAATTACAGAATTATAGAGACTGTTGCAAAGATGATGAAACAGCCGCTGGATAAATTCCCTACAAATATGGATCATGTGGGAAATATTTCAGCAGCATCAGTACCATGCATTATGGATGAGTATAATCGTAAGGGCCTTCTTAAGAAGGGTGAAAGATATGTTCTTTGCGGCTTCGGTGCCGGCCTTACTTATGCTACTGCCGTAATAGTATGGGATAAATAA
- the fabG gene encoding 3-oxoacyl-[acyl-carrier-protein] reductase, producing the protein MTDKKLAIVTGAGRGIGREIAKSLARDGFFVVVNYAHSSSAADEAVEEIKAEGGEAVSIQCDVSDFKAVEEFASAIIKEYGHVDVLVNNAGVTRDTLLMAMKEEDFDTVINTNLKGTFNTMRHFSRYMLKNKTGARIINISSISGVMGNAGQANYSASKAGVIGLTKSAAKELGSRGVTVNAVAPGYVDTEMTQVLSEKVRESILSSIPLKRGGTVEDIANTVSFLASDKAAYITGQVIQVNGGMG; encoded by the coding sequence ATGACAGATAAAAAGCTTGCAATTGTTACGGGAGCAGGAAGAGGAATTGGCCGTGAGATAGCTAAAAGCCTTGCTCGTGACGGATTTTTTGTTGTTGTTAACTACGCACATTCTTCTTCTGCAGCAGATGAGGCTGTTGAAGAAATTAAGGCTGAGGGCGGAGAAGCTGTAAGCATTCAGTGTGACGTTTCTGATTTCAAGGCAGTAGAAGAATTTGCTTCCGCAATTATTAAAGAGTATGGTCATGTGGATGTACTTGTAAATAATGCTGGTGTAACACGCGATACACTTCTTATGGCTATGAAGGAAGAGGATTTTGATACAGTTATAAATACAAATCTCAAGGGAACTTTCAATACCATGAGACATTTTTCGAGATACATGCTTAAGAATAAGACCGGTGCAAGAATTATCAATATTTCCTCTATTTCCGGTGTTATGGGTAACGCAGGTCAGGCAAATTACAGTGCTTCAAAGGCGGGTGTTATCGGACTTACAAAGTCTGCAGCAAAAGAGCTTGGAAGCAGAGGTGTTACTGTAAATGCCGTTGCTCCGGGTTATGTAGATACAGAAATGACTCAGGTACTTTCAGAAAAAGTCAGAGAATCAATTCTTTCATCTATACCGCTTAAGAGAGGCGGAACAGTTGAGGATATCGCAAATACAGTTTCATTCCTTGCATCAGACAAGGCAGCATACATAACAGGACAGGTTATCCAGGTGAACGGAGGTATGGGATGA
- the hisS gene encoding histidine--tRNA ligase — MALIKKPVTGMKDILPREMEIRNYVMGLVRETYGRFGFTEIETPIVEHIENLCSNQGGENEKLIFKILKRGEKLNIADAKDSNDLSDSGLRYDLTLPLSRYYANHSNELPSPFKALQMGSVFRADRPQKGRFRQFTQCDIDILGDGTNLAETELVTATTTLLSKIGFKNFTVRISDRRFLKGIAANCGFAEESWDTVFIILDKMDKIGADGVKEELLKAGFAEDSVNKCIELFSSGEGDVAEIENLKEKLGDNLQEGAAESLIAIINNVNAAKSGEFSIKFDPTLVRGMSYYTGTIFEIEIAEFGSSIAGGGRYDGMVGKFTGNNVPACGFSIGFERIITMLLDADFKVPASGNKIAFLVDKKLSGEALSDVMKEAAKLRAEGKTVLVSQMMKNKKFQKDNLEKSGYSEIKDFYA, encoded by the coding sequence ATGGCATTAATAAAAAAGCCTGTGACGGGAATGAAAGACATACTTCCCCGTGAGATGGAAATAAGAAATTATGTAATGGGTCTTGTACGTGAGACTTATGGAAGATTTGGATTCACTGAGATAGAGACACCTATCGTAGAGCATATCGAAAATCTTTGCTCGAATCAGGGTGGAGAGAACGAAAAGCTGATATTTAAGATCTTAAAAAGAGGAGAAAAGCTCAATATCGCAGATGCAAAGGACTCCAATGATCTGAGTGATTCCGGCTTGAGATACGATCTTACGCTTCCTCTTTCCAGATATTATGCAAATCATTCGAATGAACTGCCTTCACCTTTCAAGGCACTTCAGATGGGAAGTGTATTCAGAGCTGACAGACCTCAGAAGGGTCGTTTCAGACAGTTTACACAGTGCGATATAGATATTCTCGGGGATGGAACAAATCTTGCTGAGACAGAACTTGTTACAGCTACAACAACACTTCTCTCAAAAATCGGATTTAAGAATTTTACAGTTCGTATTTCTGACAGAAGATTTCTGAAAGGTATTGCTGCAAACTGCGGTTTTGCAGAGGAAAGCTGGGATACAGTATTTATCATTCTTGATAAGATGGATAAGATAGGTGCTGACGGTGTTAAGGAAGAACTTCTTAAAGCCGGTTTTGCTGAAGATTCAGTAAATAAATGCATAGAGCTTTTCAGTTCGGGAGAAGGCGATGTTGCCGAAATCGAGAACTTAAAGGAAAAGCTTGGAGACAATCTTCAGGAAGGTGCTGCAGAATCTCTTATAGCAATAATTAACAATGTTAATGCAGCCAAGTCCGGTGAATTTTCAATAAAATTTGATCCTACCCTTGTTAGAGGAATGTCCTATTATACAGGTACTATTTTTGAGATCGAAATAGCTGAATTTGGAAGTTCCATAGCCGGCGGCGGCAGATATGACGGAATGGTAGGTAAGTTTACAGGTAATAATGTTCCGGCATGCGGTTTTTCAATTGGTTTTGAAAGAATAATCACAATGCTTCTTGATGCTGATTTCAAGGTACCTGCAAGTGGAAATAAGATAGCTTTTCTTGTTGATAAGAAGCTTTCAGGTGAGGCTCTGAGTGATGTTATGAAAGAAGCTGCAAAGCTTAGAGCTGAAGGCAAAACTGTTCTTGTGTCGCAGATGATGAAGAACAAGAAGTTTCAGAAAGATAATCTGGAGAAGTCAGGTTATAGCGAAATAAAAGACTTTTACGCATAA
- the fabD gene encoding ACP S-malonyltransferase: protein MGKKAFVFPGQGAQYVGMGEGFYKNEAEAKEVYEIASKASGIDVEKICFEENTDINETQYTQIAMVATELAIFKCLEKRGIKADYTAGHSLGEYAAIAAAGAMSVEDACRLVRKRGIFMQEAVPTGGAMSAVLGLDEEKIASVCAETEGIVSVANYNCPGQIVITGEENAVKAAGEALSAAGAKRVVPLKVSGPFHSAMMVPAGEKLAAELKNTEFSDPQIPYIANFTAEYVTKGSEIAGLLEKQISGSVQWIKTIEKLIADGVDTFVEIGPGHTLAGFNKRISREVKTINIDKYEDLEAAVEALK, encoded by the coding sequence ATGGGAAAAAAAGCATTTGTATTCCCCGGCCAGGGCGCACAGTATGTAGGAATGGGCGAGGGATTCTATAAGAATGAGGCAGAAGCCAAAGAAGTATATGAGATTGCTTCTAAGGCCTCAGGAATCGATGTTGAGAAGATCTGCTTTGAGGAAAATACCGATATCAACGAGACACAATATACTCAGATTGCTATGGTAGCTACAGAGCTTGCAATTTTCAAGTGTCTTGAGAAGAGAGGAATAAAAGCTGATTATACAGCCGGTCATTCACTCGGAGAGTATGCTGCAATTGCAGCTGCAGGTGCAATGAGCGTTGAAGATGCATGCAGACTGGTTCGTAAAAGAGGAATCTTCATGCAGGAGGCAGTTCCTACAGGTGGTGCAATGAGCGCTGTACTTGGACTTGATGAGGAGAAGATCGCTTCTGTATGTGCTGAAACAGAAGGAATTGTTTCAGTGGCTAACTATAACTGCCCGGGACAGATTGTTATTACCGGTGAGGAGAACGCTGTTAAGGCAGCAGGTGAGGCTCTCAGTGCAGCAGGCGCAAAGAGGGTTGTTCCGCTTAAGGTTAGTGGACCTTTCCATTCTGCAATGATGGTACCTGCAGGCGAAAAGCTTGCGGCTGAGTTAAAGAATACTGAGTTTTCTGATCCTCAGATTCCTTATATTGCAAACTTTACAGCAGAATATGTAACAAAGGGTTCTGAGATCGCAGGACTTCTCGAAAAGCAGATCTCAGGATCAGTACAGTGGATCAAGACTATTGAAAAGCTTATAGCTGATGGCGTTGATACCTTTGTTGAGATTGGTCCCGGACATACGCTTGCCGGCTTTAATAAGAGAATAAGCCGCGAGGTTAAGACCATAAATATTGATAAATATGAAGATCTTGAGGCAGCAGTAGAAGCTCTTAAATAA
- the fabK gene encoding enoyl-[acyl-carrier-protein] reductase FabK produces MKTRITDILGTEAPVIQGGMAWVAEWNLAAAVSQAGGLGIIGAASAPPEIVREQIRKVKELTDKPFGVNIMMLNPNAPEVAKIVIEEKVPVVTTGAGSPAKFMADWKAAGVKVIPVVASVAMAVMMERGGADAVVAEGSEAGGHIGSTTTMSLVPQVVDAVKIPVIAAGGIADGRGMAAAFMLGAEGIQMGTRFVAAEESIVHENFKKRLCKASDIDSVVTGATTGHPIRVLRNKMTKEYIKLEQEGAPFEELEKLTLGSLRKAVMDGDIDNGSLMSGQIAGMIKDVKTCKEIISSIVSDAEKLMKL; encoded by the coding sequence ATGAAAACTAGAATTACTGATATTTTGGGAACAGAAGCACCTGTTATACAGGGTGGCATGGCATGGGTCGCTGAGTGGAATCTTGCTGCAGCAGTTTCACAGGCCGGTGGACTCGGAATCATCGGAGCAGCAAGTGCACCGCCGGAAATTGTAAGAGAGCAGATCAGAAAAGTTAAAGAGCTTACAGATAAGCCTTTTGGTGTAAATATCATGATGCTTAATCCTAATGCTCCGGAAGTTGCAAAGATCGTTATTGAGGAAAAAGTTCCGGTAGTTACAACAGGAGCAGGAAGCCCGGCAAAGTTCATGGCTGATTGGAAAGCCGCAGGCGTAAAGGTTATTCCTGTAGTTGCATCTGTTGCAATGGCAGTAATGATGGAAAGAGGCGGAGCTGATGCAGTAGTTGCAGAGGGCTCTGAAGCAGGCGGACATATCGGTTCAACAACTACAATGTCACTTGTTCCTCAGGTTGTTGATGCAGTAAAGATCCCTGTAATCGCTGCAGGTGGTATCGCTGATGGAAGAGGAATGGCCGCAGCATTTATGCTTGGAGCTGAAGGAATTCAGATGGGTACACGTTTTGTTGCCGCTGAAGAGTCTATCGTTCACGAGAACTTTAAGAAAAGGCTTTGCAAGGCAAGCGATATTGATTCAGTAGTTACAGGAGCAACAACAGGACATCCTATCCGTGTTCTTAGAAATAAGATGACCAAGGAGTACATCAAGCTTGAGCAGGAAGGAGCACCTTTCGAAGAACTTGAGAAGCTTACACTTGGTTCACTTAGAAAAGCTGTTATGGATGGCGATATAGATAATGGCTCTCTTATGTCAGGTCAGATCGCCGGAATGATCAAGGATGTAAAGACCTGTAAAGAAATCATATCTTCAATAGTTTCAGATGCTGAGAAGCTTATGAAACTTTGA
- the fabZ gene encoding 3-hydroxyacyl-ACP dehydratase FabZ: MSIMKTKDIMQIIPHRQPFLLVDTIEELESGKRAVGTKCVTYNEPFFAGHFPGEPVMPGVLIVEALAQVGVVAILSEPEFKGRTAYFAALNKVRFKRKVEPGDVLTLETEIIEIKGPMGIGKATAKVGNEVAVTAELTFAISKEA; this comes from the coding sequence ATGTCTATAATGAAAACGAAGGATATAATGCAGATTATTCCTCACCGTCAGCCGTTTTTGCTGGTTGATACAATTGAAGAACTTGAAAGCGGTAAAAGAGCTGTCGGAACTAAGTGCGTGACTTATAATGAGCCCTTTTTTGCAGGTCATTTTCCCGGGGAACCGGTAATGCCGGGTGTTCTTATCGTTGAGGCGCTCGCACAGGTCGGAGTTGTGGCTATTCTTTCCGAGCCAGAGTTTAAGGGCAGAACAGCATATTTTGCTGCACTTAATAAAGTAAGATTTAAGAGAAAAGTTGAGCCCGGAGATGTTCTGACTCTTGAAACAGAGATCATAGAGATCAAGGGACCCATGGGTATTGGCAAGGCTACGGCTAAAGTTGGAAATGAAGTTGCAGTAACAGCAGAGTTAACCTTTGCAATATCAAAGGAGGCTTAA
- a CDS encoding MBL fold metallo-hydrolase yields the protein MKSEVRYKVVGPVETNCYLLINTETKQAVVIDPGHSGEFLAQRIKELGVNVDTVLLTHGHFDHIGGIYAMREIMEIHVIAGENEKGLLADPEANCSHWTSANGFSVKVDQFVRDGEILNIAGFDIKCIETPGHTAGGMCFYIESEKLLFAGDTLFYHSFGRTDLPTGSLSDLIKSIKNKIMVLPEDTRVLCGHGEETTIADEIKFNPVFEYCSR from the coding sequence ATGAAGTCAGAAGTCAGATATAAGGTTGTGGGACCGGTTGAGACCAACTGCTACCTTCTAATAAATACAGAAACAAAGCAGGCTGTGGTCATTGATCCGGGGCATAGTGGTGAATTTCTTGCTCAAAGGATTAAAGAACTTGGAGTGAATGTGGATACTGTTCTCCTTACTCATGGTCACTTTGACCATATAGGCGGAATTTATGCCATGCGTGAAATCATGGAAATTCATGTCATAGCAGGAGAAAATGAAAAAGGTTTGCTCGCAGATCCTGAGGCAAATTGTTCTCATTGGACCAGTGCCAATGGATTTTCTGTAAAGGTCGATCAGTTTGTCCGGGATGGAGAAATCTTAAATATAGCCGGATTTGATATTAAGTGTATCGAAACTCCGGGACATACTGCCGGTGGTATGTGTTTTTACATAGAGTCTGAAAAGTTACTCTTTGCCGGAGATACACTTTTTTATCATTCGTTTGGCAGAACTGATCTGCCGACAGGTTCGTTATCGGATCTGATCAAATCGATAAAAAATAAGATCATGGTATTACCGGAGGACACACGGGTTTTGTGCGGACACGGGGAAGAAACAACGATCGCAGATGAGATCAAATTTAATCCTGTTTTTGAGTATTGCAGCAGATAG
- the aspS gene encoding aspartate--tRNA ligase, translating into MFQSRTHNCNELRLSDAGKTVTICGYFENIRKVSKNLGFLVLRDFYGKTQVVIETEDMMEMINGLNCESTLQITGVVRERSSKNSEMATGEIEVLPTEIKVLGKCIYNELPFEINRSKEADENARLKYRFLDLRNPAVKDKIVLRSKIVSDLRSSMTNEGFLEITTPILTCSSPEGARDYLVPSRLHEGKFYALPQAPQQFKQILMASGIDRYFQIAPCFRDEDARADRSPGEFYQLDMEMAFASQEDVFEVLERVLPPVFAKYGVYKTASSAPFKRIKYLDALEKYGTDKPDLRIDLVAEDVTDELAGCGFEPFAEGNTIKAIVVSGFSGSRKVIDKMMADAEVISGGKGYWFKVGEDGTFAGGISKFLGEAHDALVSKLGLKAGDFIALSAGKKSAAQKTAGTLIKIIGPNAEGHMKKDCYEFCWIVDFPMYEIGEESGELEFCHNPFSMPQGGMDALKNQEPLDILAYQYDLVCNGVELSSGAVRNHDPEIMVEAFRIVGLGEEDVKKKFPAMYNAFCYGAPPHAGIAPGVDRMVMLIAGEESIREIIPFPMNKNAQDLMMGSPSEVEQKQLDDVHIAIVRSENE; encoded by the coding sequence ATGTTCCAATCGCGGACACATAACTGCAATGAGCTCAGACTGAGCGATGCAGGCAAGACAGTAACAATTTGCGGATACTTTGAGAATATCCGTAAGGTAAGTAAAAACCTTGGTTTCCTTGTGTTAAGAGATTTTTACGGTAAAACTCAGGTAGTTATCGAGACCGAAGATATGATGGAGATGATCAACGGACTTAACTGTGAGTCAACACTTCAGATCACAGGTGTCGTACGTGAGCGTTCTTCAAAGAACAGCGAGATGGCTACAGGAGAGATCGAAGTTTTACCTACAGAAATAAAGGTTCTTGGTAAATGTATTTATAATGAACTTCCGTTTGAAATTAACCGTTCTAAAGAAGCTGATGAAAATGCAAGACTTAAGTATCGTTTCCTGGATTTAAGAAATCCTGCAGTAAAGGACAAGATCGTTCTCAGAAGTAAAATTGTTTCTGACTTACGTTCTTCAATGACAAACGAGGGATTTCTTGAGATAACAACACCTATTCTTACCTGTTCGAGCCCTGAGGGAGCAAGAGATTACCTTGTACCTTCAAGACTTCACGAGGGTAAGTTTTATGCCCTTCCACAGGCTCCTCAGCAGTTTAAGCAGATTTTAATGGCTTCCGGAATTGACAGATATTTCCAGATCGCACCCTGCTTCAGAGATGAGGATGCCAGAGCTGACAGATCTCCGGGAGAGTTTTACCAGCTTGATATGGAAATGGCTTTTGCAAGTCAGGAAGATGTTTTTGAAGTTCTTGAAAGAGTTCTTCCTCCTGTATTTGCTAAATATGGCGTTTATAAGACAGCTTCATCTGCACCTTTTAAGAGGATCAAGTATCTTGATGCTCTTGAGAAGTATGGAACAGACAAACCTGACCTTCGCATAGATCTCGTTGCAGAGGATGTAACAGATGAGCTTGCTGGATGTGGATTTGAGCCTTTTGCAGAGGGAAATACGATCAAAGCGATCGTTGTATCAGGATTCAGCGGATCTAGAAAAGTTATAGATAAGATGATGGCTGATGCTGAAGTGATCTCCGGAGGCAAAGGTTACTGGTTTAAGGTTGGCGAAGATGGAACTTTCGCCGGCGGTATTTCAAAATTCCTCGGGGAGGCACATGATGCACTTGTTTCAAAGCTTGGTCTTAAGGCTGGTGACTTTATCGCTCTTTCTGCAGGTAAGAAGAGTGCTGCTCAGAAAACAGCAGGAACTTTGATCAAGATCATCGGACCAAATGCAGAAGGTCATATGAAAAAAGACTGCTATGAATTCTGCTGGATAGTTGATTTCCCGATGTACGAAATCGGCGAAGAATCAGGAGAACTTGAATTTTGTCATAATCCGTTCTCGATGCCTCAGGGTGGAATGGATGCTCTTAAGAATCAGGAGCCTCTTGATATTCTTGCATATCAGTATGATCTGGTCTGCAATGGCGTTGAACTTTCCAGTGGTGCTGTAAGAAATCATGACCCCGAGATCATGGTTGAGGCGTTCAGAATTGTCGGACTTGGCGAAGAAGATGTTAAGAAGAAATTCCCTGCCATGTATAATGCATTCTGTTATGGAGCACCGCCGCACGCAGGTATTGCTCCAGGCGTAGACCGTATGGTAATGCTTATAGCCGGTGAAGAATCGATCAGAGAGATCATTCCTTTCCCTATGAATAAGAATGCACAGGATCTTATGATGGGCTCACCGTCAGAGGTCGAGCAGAAACAGCTTGATGATGTTCATATTGCAATAGTGAGATCAGAAAATGAGTAA
- the fabF gene encoding beta-ketoacyl-ACP synthase II: MSFKEERRVVITGMGAITPVGNSVEDFWKSIKEGKHGFGIISRFDASEFKAHVAAEVKDFDPKQYIDPKQARRMAPFVQLAMAAAKEAMEDSGLDMEKEDPYRCGTCVGSGIGSMQDLETEAGHIASRGPKFVNPIFIPKMISNMASGNISIQYGLKGKSIDIVTACATGTNCIGEAMRTIQYNDADVMVAGGTESAVTPLSVAGFCQLTALSSSEDPDKCSLPFDKNRSGFVMGEGAGVVVLEELEHAKKRGAKIYAELVGYGCSSDAFHITLPAEDGSGAAMAMENAIKDAGLENNDIEYINAHGTSTHANDLFETRAIKKLFGDHAYDIKVNSTKSMIGHLLGGAGAVECITCVKELEEGYIHQTLGYETPDEEMDLDYCKEASNKDIKYALSNSLGFGGHNASIILKKYE; this comes from the coding sequence ATGAGTTTTAAAGAAGAAAGAAGAGTTGTTATTACAGGTATGGGTGCGATCACACCCGTTGGAAACAGTGTTGAAGACTTTTGGAAGTCTATCAAAGAAGGAAAACACGGTTTTGGTATAATCAGCAGATTTGATGCTTCTGAATTTAAGGCTCATGTTGCAGCTGAAGTTAAAGATTTTGATCCTAAACAGTATATCGATCCTAAGCAGGCCCGTCGTATGGCTCCTTTTGTTCAGCTTGCTATGGCAGCCGCTAAAGAGGCAATGGAGGATTCCGGACTTGATATGGAAAAGGAAGATCCATACCGTTGCGGAACATGTGTAGGAAGTGGTATCGGTTCAATGCAGGATCTTGAGACTGAAGCAGGTCATATTGCATCCAGAGGACCTAAGTTTGTAAATCCTATCTTCATCCCGAAGATGATCTCAAATATGGCATCAGGTAATATATCAATTCAGTACGGATTAAAGGGTAAGAGCATTGATATTGTTACAGCTTGTGCTACAGGTACAAACTGCATCGGTGAAGCAATGAGAACAATCCAGTACAATGATGCTGATGTAATGGTTGCAGGTGGAACAGAGTCTGCAGTTACACCTCTTTCAGTAGCCGGTTTCTGCCAGCTCACAGCACTTTCTTCCTCAGAGGATCCTGATAAATGTTCACTTCCTTTCGATAAGAACAGAAGCGGCTTTGTAATGGGTGAAGGTGCCGGTGTTGTTGTACTTGAAGAACTTGAGCATGCTAAAAAGCGTGGAGCAAAAATCTATGCGGAGCTTGTAGGTTATGGATGTTCATCAGATGCCTTTCATATCACACTTCCTGCAGAGGATGGCTCAGGTGCAGCTATGGCAATGGAAAATGCTATTAAGGATGCTGGTCTTGAAAATAATGACATTGAATACATCAATGCACATGGAACAAGTACTCATGCAAATGATCTTTTTGAGACTCGTGCAATTAAAAAGCTTTTTGGCGATCATGCATATGATATAAAGGTTAATTCTACAAAATCAATGATCGGACATCTTCTTGGTGGTGCCGGTGCAGTTGAATGTATAACCTGCGTAAAAGAATTAGAGGAAGGTTACATTCATCAGACACTTGGTTATGAGACCCCTGATGAAGAGATGGATCTTGATTACTGCAAGGAAGCATCCAATAAGGATATTAAATATGCGCTTTCAAATTCTCTTGGATTTGGCGGACATAACGCATCTATTATTCTTAAGAAATACGAATAA